TTTACGTTGTGTTGGACCGTGTTGTCCTGGTGCATAAGGACGTTTTTCTAATTCTTTACCAGTACCTGATAATGAGATACCTAAACGACGAGATTTTTTCCAGCTTGAACCTCTGAATCGAGCCATAATTGACTCCTCCTTTTTCTTTTTTGTTGATATGAAAAAACAAAAAAGAGTGTTAAATGCTCATAAAGATATAATATTTTGTGTGTCCTCACCTCATAGCTCCGGTTACACGACACGTCCACTTTGGGAATATCATAGCGCCTTATAATATTTAACTGCTATTTTCGTTTTTCACACAAAGTCCATTTTACCATGCTCTAGATAAAAGTCAAGGCTAAATATGTTTTTCTAATACCTTTACAACTTCTACTAAACCTTTTTCATCGTGGACTTGAAAACGATTTTTAACGGGTGCATCAATATCTAACACACCAATAATGGTTTCATCTTTATGTATCGGGATAACGATTTCTGATTGGCTATTCGCATCACAGGCGATGTGTCCGGGAAATGCATTCACATCAGAAACACGTTGGACGGCATTTTGTTTTACTGCGGTCCCACATACGCCACTTCCGATTTCTATGTGAACACAAGCCGGCTTACCTTGAAATGGACCTAATATGAGAGCATCGTTTTTCATTAAATAAAAACCCACCCAATTTATTTGATCTAAATTTTCGTTTAATAAAGCTGAAGCATTGCTAAGGTTCGCAATTAAATCTGTTTCACCTGTTAACAACGCATCCAATTGGCGTACTATAATATCATAATTTGTTTCAATATTCACAATAAACCCATCTCCCTTAAAAATATTAAAATTATTATAGCCTTTTCATTTGTTCGACGCAATTTAGATGCAAACTATGGTAAAATTTTAAAAAGTCTATCTTTATTAAAGATTTCATTTTAATGCGATTAAGAATTACGTTATAATGAATTTATGTTTGTAGGAGGAGACGAAAGGACATGGCATTATATATTATTTTAGCTATTATTATCATTATATTGGTCGGCATCGGTATCCTTTTTATGATGCGATCAAATAAAAGAAAAATGATTCAAACTGCGGAAGATCGTAAAGTGAAGTTAAATGACCTTACATATGATGAAAGCTTACATAAATTAGAACGCTTAAATATGACAGGTCAAACGAAAGCTGAATACGATGCATTAAGTGATTCTTGGAAATCATCACTTAATGACTACTTAATGCCAGTTGATGAAAAAATCCATGAAGCTGAAGTGAATTTAGATAAATTTAAATTTACGCAAGCTGAAACGGATATCAAAGATGCACATGAAATGATGGATGCATATGAAGCAAAACATCATGAATTGACCGAGAAAGCGGACAAAGTACTGCAAATTCATCATGAGAGTGATCAATTGTATGATCAAACGAAAGAAGAGCATCGCAAACTAAAACGTGAAGTTTTAGCCAATCGCCATCAATATGGTGAAGCGGCAGCACCACTTGAAAAAGAAATTGAACAAGTAGAGCCAGAGCTTGCACTTTATGAAGAATTAAAAGAAGACGGTAACTATCGACAAGCACATCAACATATTAAAAATTTAAATGAAGATTTAACATATTTGAATGAAGATATGAAAGAGATACCGGAACTGATTCGTGAAGCACAAAAAGAATTACCGGGACAATTTCAAGATCTTAAATATGGTGTTCGTGATTTAAAAGTAGAAGGATATGACCTAGATCACGTGAAGGTAGACAGTCAACTCCAATCATTAAAAACAGAATTAAGTTTTGTGGAGCCGATGATTAGTCGTCTTGAGTTAGATGAGGCGAATAAAAAATTAGAAGACATCAATGCGCAACTGGATGAGATGTACGACTTAATTGAACATGAAGTTAAAGCTAAGAACGCAGTCGAAGAGTCAAAAGAGCGCATCACTGATGATTTATTCCATGCGAAAGATATGAACTATACGTTACAAACTGAAATTGAATATGGTCGCGAAAATTATTATATTAATGAAAGTGATATTCAGAGTGTACGCCAGTTCGAAAATGAGATTCAAAATTTAATTTCAGTTTATGATGAAATTTTAATGGAAATGGCTAAATCTTCTGTACGTTACAGTGAAGTTCAAGACAATTTGAAGTATATTGAAGATCATGTCGATGTTATTAATGAAAAGCAACAGAAATTGCAAAACCACTTAGTATCGCTTCGTGAAGATGAAGCAGAAGCTGAGGAACACATTTTGCGTGTTCAAAGTAAAAAAGAAGAAATATATCGTCGTTTACTTGCTTCAAACCTTACGAGTGTCCCTGAAAGATTTATCATTTTAAAAAATGAAATTGATTATGAAGTAAGAGAAGTTAATGAACGCTTTAGTGAGCGTCCAATTAACGTACAACATTTAAAAGATAAAGTGAACAAAGTTGTACTTCAAATGAATAAATTCGAAGATGAAGCAAATGACGTCTTGATTAATGCGGTGTTTGCAGAAAAATTAATACAATATGGTAACCGTTACCGTAAAGATTATCACGATTTAGATAAGAGTCTTAATGAAGCTGAACGTTTATTTAAAAACAATCGTTATAAACGATCAAGTGAAATTTCTGCTCAAGCCTTAGAGCGAGTGGAGCCTGGAATTTCAGATACAATTGAACAAGAAGTAATGAAATTACAAACAACATAATTAATCGTATCAGAGGTGAAGCCCAAGGTTTCACCTCTATTTATTTGTAGTGTATAAATTTAATATTGACCTAAACGGATAATTTTAAGACAATAGCTCATATGTGTGTCATGTATGATGTAAAATTGTAGTACAATAAAACTATTCAAAATTGAATCGAGGAGTTCTTGAATGATGTTATATTTTGACAATGCTGCGACAACGCAACCAGAGGCAGACGTGTTAA
The sequence above is a segment of the Staphylococcus hyicus genome. Coding sequences within it:
- a CDS encoding GAF domain-containing protein; translation: MVNIETNYDIIVRQLDALLTGETDLIANLSNASALLNENLDQINWVGFYLMKNDALILGPFQGKPACVHIEIGSGVCGTAVKQNAVQRVSDVNAFPGHIACDANSQSEIVIPIHKDETIIGVLDIDAPVKNRFQVHDEKGLVEVVKVLEKHI
- the ezrA gene encoding septation ring formation regulator EzrA, coding for MALYIILAIIIIILVGIGILFMMRSNKRKMIQTAEDRKVKLNDLTYDESLHKLERLNMTGQTKAEYDALSDSWKSSLNDYLMPVDEKIHEAEVNLDKFKFTQAETDIKDAHEMMDAYEAKHHELTEKADKVLQIHHESDQLYDQTKEEHRKLKREVLANRHQYGEAAAPLEKEIEQVEPELALYEELKEDGNYRQAHQHIKNLNEDLTYLNEDMKEIPELIREAQKELPGQFQDLKYGVRDLKVEGYDLDHVKVDSQLQSLKTELSFVEPMISRLELDEANKKLEDINAQLDEMYDLIEHEVKAKNAVEESKERITDDLFHAKDMNYTLQTEIEYGRENYYINESDIQSVRQFENEIQNLISVYDEILMEMAKSSVRYSEVQDNLKYIEDHVDVINEKQQKLQNHLVSLREDEAEAEEHILRVQSKKEEIYRRLLASNLTSVPERFIILKNEIDYEVREVNERFSERPINVQHLKDKVNKVVLQMNKFEDEANDVLINAVFAEKLIQYGNRYRKDYHDLDKSLNEAERLFKNNRYKRSSEISAQALERVEPGISDTIEQEVMKLQTT